In the Streptomyces spororaveus genome, GCTCGACGCCGGGGACGGCTCCGAGCGGTGGCGGCTGTCCACCGACGCCTGGGTGTACGCGCTGCGCGCCGAGCGCGGCACGGTCGGCACCGCCACGCGCGGCGGCGGCGTACAGGGCCGGGAGGCCTCCAACGGCCACAAGCTGTGGGAGCTGACCGGCGCGCAGAGCGACTTCGAGACCCCGGAGGCGGCCCCCGTCCTCCACGACGGCACGGTGTACGTGTGGCAGGACGCGCGGCTGCGCGCCCTGGACGCGCGCACCGGCCGCGAGTCCTGGTCCTATCCGATCGGTGACGCGGCCTCCTGCGGGAACGTACCCGTCCGGGTCACTCCGGCCCCGGACGGCAACGTCTACGTCGCGGCCGGCACCCGGGTCATCTCGGTGGACCGGGCCTCGGGCCGGGTCCGCTGGCACTTCGAGGCCCCCGCGGTCTTCCTGGCGCCCCCGGCCTTCGCGCCGGGCGCGGCCGTCACCGGCGGCGGGGTGTACCTCGTGGACTACCTGGGCACGGTCTACGCCCTCGACGCGGCCACCGGCCAGGACCGCTGGCGGATCGCGACGGAGGCACGGCAGTCCGCGGACCCGGTGGTGGTCGTGAGCGGCAACGTCCACCTGGGCGCGGGCAGCGCCCTGTACACGCTCGACGCGGTCACCGGCACCCCGAAGTGGCGGTTCGCGGCGGGCGGCGAGATCACCGGCCTGCCGGCGGTGGCGGACGGCCGGGTGCACTTCGGTTCGGCCGACCACTGCCTGTACACGCTGGACGCGGCGGGCGGCCAGCTGCGCTGGAAGCTGGCCACGGGCGGTGAGATCACGGGTGCCCCGGTGGCGGAGGCGGGCGTGGTCTACGCGTGCAGCAAGGACCGCTGCGTGTACGCCCTGGACGCGGCGAAGGGCACGGGCACCCGTACGAGCGGTTGACCTGCGCGGAGGCGGGGCTGCGGCCCCGCCGGGTAGCGCACCGCACCGGGAGTGACAGGATGGACCCCATGAGCAACGTCTACTTCGACATCACCATCAACGGCGCCCCCGCCGGCCGCATCGTCTTCAACCTCTTCGACGAGGTCGTCCCGAAGACCGCGCAGAACTTCCGGGAGCTGTGCACCGGCCAGAACGGCTACGGCTACGCCGGCTCGGGCTTCCACCGCGTCATCCCGCAGTTCATGCTGCAGGGCGGTGACTTCACCAACCACAACGGCACCGGCGGCAAGTCCATCTACGGCGAGAAGTTCGAGGACGAGAACTTCAAGCTGAAGCACGACCGCCCGTACCTGCTGTCGATGGCGAACGCCGGCCGCAACACCAACGGCTCGCAGTTCTTCATCACCACCGTCGTCACCTCGTGGCTCGACGGCAAGCACGTCGTCTTCGGCGAGGTCGTCTCGGGCCAGGAGCTCGTGGACCAGATCGAGGCCCTGGGCTCCCAGTCCGGCGCCCCCAAGGGCAAGGTCGAGATCGCGGCCTCCGGCGTCGTCGACGCCGCCTGACCCCACCCCGCCAGCCCGGCCGGTCGGCCCCGCCCCCTCCGGGGGCCGGGGCCGCCGCCATGTCCGGGGGCCGTCAGGCGCCCCGTGCCGTTCGCCGCGGCGGCCTCACAGGTCGTTCGCGGTGCCGTCGATCGCCGGGCCGCAGTCCTCGGGGAGGTGCGCCGCGATCAGGCGGTAGGCCTCCTCCGCCGTCTCCGTCACGCCGAGCAGGGTGCTGTCGGACTGCCTTCGTACGCGGTAGCCGCCGGCGGCCTGCGGGAAGGCGGTACCGATGTCCCGGGTCCACGGGTACCGGATGCACCGGCTGAGGTACAGCACACCGTGGCTGACCGCGGGGAACAGCTCCCGCAGTGCCGGATGGCCGTACGCGGCACGAGGCACGGCGGGATCGATCCGGTCCGGACCGTAGTCCAGGACGGTCTGCCATGAGCGCGCCACGATCTCCGCCGCGGCCGGGGAAACTTCATCGTTCGTCATGCGGTGACATCACTTCTTCTTGTGCAGCGCCGAGAGGTCTGGGGTGATCTCCGGGATATCCGGTTTGGGTACGTGGATCCGCTGGTTCTCCGAGTACCAGTGGATCTCCTCCCAGGGGCGTCCGGGACGCTCGTGGTCCGCATCACCCCAGGCGGCGGCTCCGTCATGCTGGGTGACGGCGAGCGCGACCTGGCTCATCTCCCATGCCGTTCCATCGCCTCGGAGAGGATAGTTGTCCTCGTGCAGGGTGTTGAATTGTGCGCCGTGCCGAGCCGCTGTCTGGAAGGCGTCCACGATGTCTTCGGGCGTATTCCAGTTGCCTACCCGGCCGGAACTGTTCGGCATCCCGTCAAGGGTGATCGACAACGTCGTGCCTCGATCGTTGACCGCGCTCATGACATTGGTCATCCAGACCGGACCGCCTGCCTCCGACGCTGCGTAGGCGGAACCGTTGTACGTGTGGGCCCCAGGATCCCGTGGTCTGGTCGGGTCGTGGTACTCAGGGTCGTTCGGGTCGTTCCGCAGATACCTGGCCAGACTGTTGGACTGGTCATCGGGGGCGACGTTCGGACCCAGCACCACGCTGTGCCGGTGCTCCGTATTCTTGCTGTGCGGGCACATCGCCAGGCCCAGCGGGTCGATCCACGTCGTCGGGTTGTCGACGTACGCGAAGGCGTTGGGCGCCGGGGTCAGACCGAGGGGGTCCGGGGAGACGTACCGGCCGGAAGCCGGGTCGTAGTGGCGGTGCCGGTTGTAGTGGAGCTCCGACTCCGGGTCGAAGTACTGGCCGGGGAAGCGGAGCGGAGTGTAGGCCGTCGCGTCCCGGTTCCAGGTGGTGATGCCCCAGAGCGTGGTGCGCGTGTGCCAGGCCACGTTGCCCTGCTCGTCGACGAGCTCGCGAGGTGTTCCGATCAGATCCGTGGCGATGGCGAAGAAGCGGCTGTCGATCTCCGCCTGGTCCAGCAGGCGGCGTTCCACCTGGGTGACCGGCTTCACGCCGTCGTGGTCCCACGTCAGTGCGACGGTCTCCCGGGAGCCGTGGGTGTGGGTCACCTGCTCGATGAGGGTGTCGCCGTCCCAGGTGAACGTCACTTCCTCGGCGACCGACGACGAATCCGCCGACAGGCGCTGCTTCGCGATGCGCCGGCCCAGCGCGTCGTACAGGTACCGCCAGCGACTGCCGTCCGGGGTGTCGACCGAGACGAGTCGGTCTTCCGCGTCCCAGCCGTAGCGCCAGGTTTCCGGCTTGCGCGAGAGACGGCGCTTCTGCCGCAGGACCACCCGCCCCTGTGCGTCATGTTCGTAGCGGACCGAACCTGCCCCTGTGAGGCGGGTGCCCACGTACGTGCGGGGACCCGCGGCGCTGTCGTCCGTAGGCCATGAGGCCTCGGTCTGGTTCCCGGACGCGTCGTAGGCGTACTGCTCGCTCCAGTTCGCGGCGGTCACACCCGTGACCCGGCCCTCGCGGGTCAGATCGAACCGGCGTCGGCCGGCGAGGTGGTCGTCGACCGTGGTCAGGTGGCCGTCCGGACGGTAGCCGTAGACGCGGTGCTGGACAGTCCGGTCGTCGTCGGCCCGGACCTGCTGGTCCGTCAGGCGCCCCTGGTCGTCGTACGCGTGGGCGATGGTCAGCGTTTCGCCGATGCGGCGAATGGTTTCGCGGCCCGCCTCGTCGAACTCGAAGGTCACCTGGCGGCCCGAGGCGTTGAGCAGGGCGCTGCGATCTCCGGGGAAGGCCCAGGAGCTGACCGCTCCGGTCGGAGTGGTGCGGCGGATCCGGCGGCCGGCCTCGTCATGGGTGTGGGTGAGCTCGCGGCCGTTGCACAGCTCGCGAAGGATCCTCCCCGCACGGTCCCGCACGTACAGCAGCTCCGCGTCGGGGCCGACAGCCCGTTCCAGGCGGCCGGAAGCGTCGTAGGTGAAGCGGGTGAGTACGCCTTCGGCGTCCTTGACCACCACTCGGCCGTCGGAGTCGCGCTCGTATTGGACCGTCTGGCCGATGCCATTGGTGCGGCTGGTCAGCCGACCGATCGCGTCGTGGGTATAGCGCATGACACGGCCGTCGAAGTCCGTCTCGGACGTGAGGCGTCCGGCTGCGTCACGCGTGTAGGTCCAGGACGAGCCGGCAGGATCGGTGACCTGAGTGAGGCGCAGTTCTGTGTCGTACGCGAAGGAGTGGCGAGCTCCCTCCGGTGTGATGCGGGCTGTGACCAGGTCGAAGTGGGTGTACTCGAAGCGGGACTCGCCTCCCGCCGCGTCCACGTGGGTGAGGCAGTTCCCCTCACCGTCGTACGTCCAGGACTGGGTGGATCCGTCGGAGTCGGTACGCCGCGTCGGTTTGCCCTCGACCGTCCACTCCAGCTGTGTGGCGCGGCCGTGAGGATCGGAGATCCGGGTAGGGCGGCCGAAGGCGTCCCGCTCGTACGTTGTGATCACGCCCGACGGACCTCGGACGGCCAGTGGGAGGCCGGCCGCGTCGCAGACCAGGCGGTCCGACGTGTCGTCGGAATGGTCCACGCCGGTCAGGTGGCCCGATGCGTTGTGGGCGAGCCGGGTTGTCGTGCCGTTCGGGCGGGTGAAGAGAGTCGGGTTTCCTCGGTCGTCGTACTCCTGGCGGGACGTCGAGCCGTCGGGGCCGGTGACGGAGGTGAGCTGGTGCTGGTCGTTGTACTCGACCGTGGCCGTGCCGCCGTCCGGGTGGACGATGCGCACGAGGTCGCCTCGCCCGTCATAGGTGTACGTCGTGGTCCGGCCGAGCGGGTCGGTCTGGGCGAGCAGGCGGTCGTACGGGTCCCAGAGCCGACGGACCGTGTGGCCGAGCGGGTCGGTCTCGGCGATGACCTGGAGGTGGTCGTTGAACCGGAAGACAGTGGCCGCGCCCGTGGAGTCGGTGTAGCGGGTGGTTCCGGAAGCGCTGTCGTACTCGAAGG is a window encoding:
- a CDS encoding DUF6193 family natural product biosynthesis protein gives rise to the protein MTNDEVSPAAAEIVARSWQTVLDYGPDRIDPAVPRAAYGHPALRELFPAVSHGVLYLSRCIRYPWTRDIGTAFPQAAGGYRVRRQSDSTLLGVTETAEEAYRLIAAHLPEDCGPAIDGTANDL
- a CDS encoding peptidylprolyl isomerase gives rise to the protein MSNVYFDITINGAPAGRIVFNLFDEVVPKTAQNFRELCTGQNGYGYAGSGFHRVIPQFMLQGGDFTNHNGTGGKSIYGEKFEDENFKLKHDRPYLLSMANAGRNTNGSQFFITTVVTSWLDGKHVVFGEVVSGQELVDQIEALGSQSGAPKGKVEIAASGVVDAA
- a CDS encoding RHS repeat-associated core domain-containing protein, which encodes MAVTVPDWADTLLDLIGVAWPNVDEDAYRAMADSLREFAEDLLDDGQLANNHVERLLSASKGESIEALNKHWNTVKTKHFKDIAEAARTIAGAMDMAAGAVEGMKYAALVQLGYLAAEAGIALSLIPVTAGLSALFGAAAMRLTQEVVKRLIKECVEEAVGYIVSAMTEPAVAALEGMAADLVVQLGSMALGFQDGVDLDQTKNAGKDGFNDGVQSGKEALHLASAGSGSGGGGTGLTDLHIEHSEHDRAGTHLNAVSTGIHGKTSSKLTKAKSHHGRTRGRDSIAQAIDPVADKALAALTKATKAMGDHVGTTLPRAVKQISTDHKKNDQALHDDFNRLKKDGGNNKGGNDGRGSDGRDASSRTKPDSLHKAKDEPRRNGISLEKKRCENDPIDVVTGEMTLPQTDLALPGTLPLVLKRTHLSGYRYGQWFGRSWASTLDERLESDALGGGLIWAREDGSLLVYPRFPQAGDDPVLPLEGPRLALTHGGQYDDETTYTVTDTRSGLTKSFTGSPYSASTAYWLTRIEDRNDNVIAFARATDGAPTTVSHSGGYTVRLTTDDQRINAMDLRTGDGPVTVMAYGYDESGNLTTVADSSGRAQRLTYDEHARITSWTDRNDSTFRYSYDSAGRVVRTTGPDGFLSSAFEYDSASGTTRYTDSTGAATVFRFNDHLQVIAETDPLGHTVRRLWDPYDRLLAQTDPLGRTTTYTYDGRGDLVRIVHPDGGTATVEYNDQHQLTSVTGPDGSTSRQEYDDRGNPTLFTRPNGTTTRLAHNASGHLTGVDHSDDTSDRLVCDAAGLPLAVRGPSGVITTYERDAFGRPTRISDPHGRATQLEWTVEGKPTRRTDSDGSTQSWTYDGEGNCLTHVDAAGGESRFEYTHFDLVTARITPEGARHSFAYDTELRLTQVTDPAGSSWTYTRDAAGRLTSETDFDGRVMRYTHDAIGRLTSRTNGIGQTVQYERDSDGRVVVKDAEGVLTRFTYDASGRLERAVGPDAELLYVRDRAGRILRELCNGRELTHTHDEAGRRIRRTTPTGAVSSWAFPGDRSALLNASGRQVTFEFDEAGRETIRRIGETLTIAHAYDDQGRLTDQQVRADDDRTVQHRVYGYRPDGHLTTVDDHLAGRRRFDLTREGRVTGVTAANWSEQYAYDASGNQTEASWPTDDSAAGPRTYVGTRLTGAGSVRYEHDAQGRVVLRQKRRLSRKPETWRYGWDAEDRLVSVDTPDGSRWRYLYDALGRRIAKQRLSADSSSVAEEVTFTWDGDTLIEQVTHTHGSRETVALTWDHDGVKPVTQVERRLLDQAEIDSRFFAIATDLIGTPRELVDEQGNVAWHTRTTLWGITTWNRDATAYTPLRFPGQYFDPESELHYNRHRHYDPASGRYVSPDPLGLTPAPNAFAYVDNPTTWIDPLGLAMCPHSKNTEHRHSVVLGPNVAPDDQSNSLARYLRNDPNDPEYHDPTRPRDPGAHTYNGSAYAASEAGGPVWMTNVMSAVNDRGTTLSITLDGMPNSSGRVGNWNTPEDIVDAFQTAARHGAQFNTLHEDNYPLRGDGTAWEMSQVALAVTQHDGAAAWGDADHERPGRPWEEIHWYSENQRIHVPKPDIPEITPDLSALHKKK